The nucleotide sequence GACGACGGTGGCCGTATGCGGATTCGGTGGCCTGCTGGGTGTCATGTACTCGATCCCACTGCGCCGCGCGCTGGTCACCGGTTCCGATCTGCCCTACCCCGAAGGCGTCGCGGGGGCAGAGGTTTTGAAGATCGGCGCATCGGCACGGGGGGCGGAGGAAAACCGGAGGGGACTTTCGGTCATCGCGCTGGGCGCGGTGACCGCGGCCGGATACTCGCTGTTGGCCGCGCTCAAGGTGATCAGCAACTCGCTGGCGGTGACCTTCCGGTTGGGTTCGGGCGCGACGATGGCGGGTGCGAGCCTGTCGCTGGCGCTGGTCGGCGTGGGCCATCTCGTCGGGCTGGGCGTCGGTATCGCGATGATTGTGGGTGTGCTCATCAGCTACGGTGTGCTGCTGCCGATGCGCACCGCCGGTCAGCTGCCCCAGGATGGGGCGTTGGCCGATTTCGTCTCCAGGACCTTCTCGTCGGACGTGCGTTTCATCGGGGCGGGAGCCATTGCGGTGGCGGCGGTTTGGACGTTCCTGAAAATCGCCGGCCCCATCATGGCCGGTATCGCCGAGGCCGCGGTCTCCGCGCGCACCCGTCGCCGGGGCGAGGCCGTCGACCTGCACGAGCGCGACATCCCGATCCAGGTGGTCGGGCTGGTGGTGCTGGTCTCGCTGATCCCGATTGGGTTTCTGCTCGGCGACTTCACCGACCACACTCCGATCGGTGGGCGGGCCGGCAGCATCATCGCCGTCAGCTTGCTGCTGATCGTGACCATCGGTCTGGTGGTCGCATCGGTGTGTGGGTATATGGCCGGCCTGATCGGCTCGTCGAACAGTCCGATCTCCGGGGTCGGCATCCTGGTGGTGCTGCTGGCCGCGCTGCTGATCAAGTGGACCTATGGTCCGGCCAGCGATGCCCAGACCCCAGCTTTGGTGGCGTACGCCGTCTTTACCGCCGCGGTGATTTTTGGTGTGGCGACCATTTCCAACGACAATCTGCAAGACCTCAAGACCGGTCAACTGGTGGGAGCGACCCCCTGGAAGCAGCAGGTGGCCCTGGTGATCGGGGTAACGATCGGCGCGGCGGTGATGGCTCCTGTTTTGCAGTTGATGCAAAGCGCGTTCGGCTTTCAAGGAGCCCCCGGCGCTACCGGAAATGCGCTGGCCGCTCCGCAGGCGGCACTGATCTCGGCACTGGCGAGGGGGGTCTTCGGCGGCTCGCTGAACTGGTCGCTGGTGGGATTGGGCGCGCTGATCGGCATCGTGGTGGTCGTGGTCGATGAAGTACTGACCAGGACCACCGCGACACTTCGGCTCCCCCCGCTCGCGGTGGGTATGGGCATGTACCTGCCGATCTCGCTGACGCTGGTTATCCCGGTCGGCGCGGTGCTCGGCCGGATCTATGACTCGTGGGCGCAGCGATCCGGTGATGAGGATGAAAGCAAGAGACGCATGGGCGTCATGCTCGCCACCGGCCTGATCGTGGGCGAAAGTCTTTTCGGCGTGGCCTTCGCCGGCATCGTCGTGGCGACTGGCACGGAGGACCCCCTGGCCATCCTGGGCGACGGATTCACGCATTGGGCCGAGCTGTTGGGTCTGTTTGTCTTTGCAGCCATGATCGCGCTGCTCTACCGGTACGTCCGGGCGGCGGCGTCGTATCGCCCCACAACGCCTGGCCAGGAGCCTGAACCGCTATCCGGCCGGGCCGGATAGGACGCCCGCAACGGCTACGGGGTGACCGTTACTGTCCCCCCACACCGATCTGCGCTGCGCTGGGAGTGCTGCCGGCGCTGTCGTCCCCAACGGCCGGGGCAGCTCCGGCGATCGGGGGCACCCGGGTGGCGCGCACATAGACGGTGTCGCCTTCCTGCAGAGCCAGCGCCTCGGCGTCACCCCGGGTGATCTGGGCGGTGAAGGCTCCGCCGGTGGCCGCGCTGGTCAGCTCCACCCGCACCTCGAAGCCCAGCACCACGATCCGGTCCACGACGGCGCGCGTGACACCGGTGGATTCCCCCGTGCCGTCGGCCGCCGCGACGGCCATTTCGGGGGTGCGGCCGACCCGAATGTCGTGCGGGCGCACCAGCGCACCGTTGAGCGCGGACACCGCACCCAGGAAGGACATCACGAACGCATTCGCGGGGGCGTCGTACACCTCGGTGGGGGAACCAACCTGTTCGATCCGGCCCGAGTTGAGCACGGCGATCCGATCCGCCACATCCAGCGCTTCGGCCTGATCATGGGTGACCAGGACGGTGGTCACGTGCACCTCATCATGGAGTCGGCGCAGCCAGGCCCGCAGATCCTCCCGGACCTTGGCGTCCAACGCACCGAAAGGCTCGTCGAGGAGCAGCACTTCCGGGTCGACGGCCAGCGCGCGGGCCAGCGCCATCCGCTGCCGCTGACCACCGGAGAGCTGATTGGGGTAGCGGCCGTGAAATCCGCTCAATCCCACCACTTCTAGCAGATTGTCAACTTTGTCTCTGATCTCGGCTTTGGGCCGCTTGCGGATCTTCAAGCCGTAGGCCACATTGTCGCGAACAGTGAGGTGCTTGAAGGCAGCGTAGTGCTGGAACACGAAGCCGATGCCGCGTCGCTGGGGCGGCACCCGGGTCACATCGCGTCCATTGATCGTGATGTTGCCGCTGTCGGGCTGATCGAGCCCGGCGATGGTACGCAGCAGCGTCGACTTGCCCGAACCGCTGGGCCCCAGCAAGGCGGTCAGCGAACCGGCCGGCACCACGAAGTCCACGTGGTCCAGCGCGACGAAGTCCCCGTATTGCTTGAAGGCGTCCCGCACGACAATGGCGTGACCGCCGGTTCCCGGTCCAGTCAATGAAGTCTCCTTCTTCATGCCCGGCTGGTCGTTCGAGACCGGCGCACGTCAAGTGCCACCTGGACGATCAGGACCACCACCGCGACCGCCATCAGCAGCGTCGACAGCGCGTAGGCCCCGTACTCGGCCCCGCGGTGGTAGCGGTCCGAGACCAGCAACGTCAGCGTTTGCGATGTCCCTGGGAGATTGGACGACACCATCAGGACCGCACCGTATTCGCCCAGGGTACGGGCGACGGTCAGCACAATTCCGTAGGTCAGGCCCCACCGGATCGATGGCAGGGTGATGCGCCAGAACGTCTGCCACCAGCCAGAACCCAAGGTTGCGGCGGCCTGCTCTTGGTCGGTGCCCAATTCGTGCAACACGGGTTCGACCTCGCGTACGACGAACGGCAGGGTGACGAAGATGCTGGCCAGGACCATCCCGGGCAGGCCGAAGATGATTCGGATCCCGAGGTCTCGTTCGACGAAGCCCAGGGCACCCGCCGATCCCCACAACAAGATCAACGCGGTGCCCACGATGACGGGCGAGACCGCGAAGGGCAGGTCGATGATCGCCTGCAACAAGCCCTTGCCCCGGAACCGGTTGCGGGCCAGCAGCAATGCGGTCGGAATGCCGAAAATCACGTTCAGCGGCACCACGATGGCCACCAACAACAGCGACAGATTCAGCGCCGAAATCGCCGCCGGGGTGCTGATCCAGTCATAGAACTGGCCCAAGCCGGGTTCGAAGGTGCGCCACAAGATCACCCCCACCGGAACCACCAGCAGCGCAAAAACATACGTGAGCGCGATGGCCCGGAGCAGGTAGCGAACCAGCGGGGACGAAGTCATGGTGCCAACTCCTCCCGCTTGGCCGTGCGCGCACCGAGGACCCGCAGCACCAGCAGTACCGCGAATGAGATCAACAGCAGGACAATGGAGATCGCTGCAGCCCTGGTGCGGTCATCGTTTTCGATCAAGGTGCGAATCCACTGCGAGGACAACTCGGTTTCACCCGGTACTGCGCCGCCGATCAACACCACCGACCCGAACTCGCCGATGGCACGGGAGAACGCCAGGCCCGCACCGGACAACAACGCCGGCAATAGCGACGGAAAGACGACGGAGGTAAAGACCTTCCAACCGGTGGCACCCAGCGATGCCGCCGCTTCCTCGGTCTCGCGATCGAGTTCCAGCAACACCGGTTGAACGGCACGCACCACAAACGGCAGGGTGACAAATGCCAGCGCCACCCCCACGCCCCACACGGTGTGCTGCAGGTGCAGCCCCAGCGGGCTGTTATGCCCGTAGAGCGCCAGCATGACCAGGCTGGCGACAATGGTGGGCAGGGCAAACGGCAGATCGATGACGGCATCGACGAGTCGCTTACCCACGAACTCGTCCCGGATCAGCACCCAGGCGATCAACAGGCCGAACACCGTGTTGAGCAACGTGACGCCGGCGGAGACGGTCAACGTCACCCGCAACGACTCCAGCGCCGCGTGCGAGGAGACCGATAGCCAGAATGCGCGCCAGCCGCCGTCGGCGGCCTGCCAGGCGATGGCCGCCAACGGCAGCAGCACGATGACCGAAAGCCACACCATCGACACACCAACCTGCAGCGCCGTGGCACCCCTAAGGCCCGAGCGGCCGAGTCCGGATATCCATTGCGGACCGCCGTCGGCGCGCTGACCGGGATCCGGCGCCACCGCCGGCGGATCGGACTGCCCGGAATGTGCTGTCACCGTCATCCGGTGGCCTGCATGTAGATATTGGTGATGCTGCCGGTGCCCTTGTCGAATAGCTGCGGATCCACCGTGTCCCAACCGCCCAGGTCAGCGATCGTCCACAGCTTCTCCGGCAGGGGAAACTGATCGCGAAACTCGGCGACCACGGCGGGGTCGACCGGCCGGAATCCGGCCTGCGCCCAGAGCCGCTGCGCCTCGACGGTGTACTGGAAGTTCTTGAATGCCGTCGCCGTGGCCAGATGTGCGGTGGTGGTCACCACCGCCAGGGGGTTTTCGATCTGGAAGGACTGCGGCGGGGTGACGTGTTGAACGCGTTTGCCTTGCCGCTCGGTGGCGATCGCCTCGTTCTCGTAGCTGATCAAGACGTCGCCGCTGCCCTGGACGAAGACATCGGTGGCTTCGCGGCCCGAGCCGGGGCGCAGTTTGACGTGCTCGCGCACCAACCTGCTGACGAAGTCGATCCCGGCCTGGCTGTTTCTGCCGCCCTCGCTCTTGACCGCGTAGGGGGCGAGCAGGTTCCATTTGGCCGACCCCGAGCTCAACGGGCTGGGGGTGATGACCTCCACGCCGGGCCGCAACAGATCGTCCCAGTCCCTAATGTTCTTGGGATTGCCCTCCCGCACGACCAGCGTGACCACCGACTCGAACGGAATGCCCCTGGTGGCGTCGGCGTCCCAGTCCTTGGCGACCTTGCCGGCCCTGACCAGTCGAGCGATGTCCGGTTCGACCGAGAAATTCACCAGATCGGCCGGTTTGCCGTCGGCGACACCGCGAGATTGGTCGGCAGAGGCACCGTAGGAGGTGATCACCTGCACGTCCTTGCCTTCCTCGGAGGCGTTGAAGGCCGGGATCACCGTGCTCCAGCCGGGCTCCGGGGCCGAGTAGGCCACCAGCGTGATGCTGGTGCGCGCGTCGGTGGGTCCACCACCGCCCGCGATGTCGCTAGGACCTCCCTGACACGCCGAGGCCAGGACGGCGATCAGCGCGAAGATGACCCCGAACGTGCCGGGCCGCCGCGAGCGCGCCGCGCCCATGAACGTCTGCGGCATTGGTGGCCTTCCAGTGCGGGATTTGTGGACAACGTTTCCCGTGACTGCGGAAGGAGCGATCGGCTAGCAACTGAGGCATTGACGAACTCCGCACCAGACCGCGCACGGGATTGGCGTCAGCGACAACAGCGCACGTCAGCAGTGGCACAGATCACCACGGCTTCACTCACGCAGGCCACTGCAAACCCCAAGCACCCCAAAGCACTGGCCACTGCGTGCATGCCGCGAAGCCTAACAGAATCTGCCGGGGACAGACCGCGTCCACATTTCAGTGCGTGAGCAACCACATGGCGACCACCAACACCAGCAGGGCGACGAGAACCAACGTGACGTGCGACCGTGGCATCGCTTACCCCGACGCTTCGTCGCTATGGCGGACGCGTTGCATCAGCTCGATGCCCTTGCCCAGCAGGGCATCCAATATTGCCGCCGAGATAAGGGCCACACCCAGCACCACCGGCATCACCGTGAGCGCCTGCAGTGCGAACGGAAGCCCGGAGAGCCACAGCTCAACACCGTCCCACCAATTCAGGATGCCGCTCACCGGACTCACCCTATGCGGCGCGGCAGCCGAAACCAATGCGCCTGATCGGCCGGATGATCTGCCTAAGATCGCCCAGTGCCTCAGCCATCGGAAACGACAAGCGTTCTGGTAGCCGGCGGCGGACCGGCAGGCATGATGCTGGGCTTGTTGCTGGCCCGGGCCGGCGTTGACGTCACGGTGATGGAAAAGCACGCGGACTTCCTGCGCGACTTCCGCGGTGACACGGTGCACGCCAGCACCCTGCGTCTGCTTGACGAACTCGGTCTTGGATCCCAATTCGCTCAGATCCCGCATCGCCTGATCGACACCATCAGCATGAAGATGCAGGGCCAACCGGTCGACCTCGACCTCAAACACCTGCCCGGCGCCCACCAGCACATCGCCTTGGTGCCCCAGTGGGATTTCCTCGAGTTGCTGGCCGCCGCGGCTGCGGCTGAACCCACCTTCCGATTGCTGCGCAGCACCGAGGTGACCGGGGTGCTGTGGGGTGACGGACCCGACCGGGGCCGCGTCGTCGGTGTCACCTACCGCGCGCAATCCGGTGAAACAAAACACATGCACGCCGATCTGACCGTGGCCTGCGATGGCCGGGGCTCCACGGTGCGCTCGGCCTTGGGCATGGCGACCCGCAGCTTCGGCGCACCGATGGACGTCTGGTGGTTCCGACTACCACGTCGGCCCGATGATCCGACCGGTCTGGCCGGCATCTTCAACTCAGGTCACGGCGGAATTGCCATCGACCGCGGCGACTATTACCAGATCGCCTACATCATTCCCAAGGGCAGCGATGCCCAATTGCGCGCGCAGGGTATTGAGGCACTGCACCGGGCGCTAGCGGACATGATGCCCTGGCTCGCCGACCGCGTCGACGCACTGAAGACTTTCGACGACGTGAAATTGCTTGATGTGCAACTCAATCGGCTGCGGCGCTGGTTCTGCGACGGCGCGTTGTGCATCGGCGATGCGGCGCACGCGATGTCCCCGGTCGGTGGCGTCGGGATCAACCTGGCCCTGGCCGACGCGGTGGCCACCGCCCGGATGCTGGCGCCGTCGTTGCGCGTCGGGCGGGTGTCCACCGGCCAGCTGGCGCGGGTGCAGGCACGCCGGTGGGCCCCGACCGCCTTTCTGCAGGGCATCCAGCGGGCCATCCACGCCGCCATCGTCGCGGTGGCGGTAACTGGCGGGCCCCCGCAACCGCCGCCCGTGGTGCGCCTGGTGAGCCGTTCGGTGCCAGTGCGGCGGATCATGGGCTATCTGGTGGCGATCGGCCCACTGCCCGAACACGCCCCAAAGTACGCGAGGCGGGCACGGTAGACCCGACACCTTGGCGCCGCGCGGAGCGCAGTGGTGGACGCAGGGCAGGTCGACAGTCGATGATGGCGGCATGGTTTTGCACGCCGAACACGCAGACGAGGACGTCGAGCTCACCGTCGAGCCGACCGAGGCCCCGCACGCCGCGCCGGCTACCCAGATTCCCGCGTTGGACGGGGCCCCCGCGGCGTCGGTCGAACTCGGCCAGCACGGAATCTCCCCGTCCAGTGCATCGCTGCGCAATCCCTTTCCGCCGATTGCCGACTACGCGTTCCTGTCCGATTGGGAAACGACGTGCTTGATCTCTCCGGCCGGCTCGGTGGAGTGGATGTGTGTGCCCCGGCCGGACTCCCCCAGCGTGTTCGGCGCGATTTTGGATCGCAGCGCCGGTCATTTCCGGCTGGGCCCCTACGGGGTTTCGGTGCCGTCGGCGCGGCGCTACCTTCCCGGCAGCCTGATCATGGAGACCACGTGGCAGACCCACACCGGGTGGCTGATCGTGCGCGACGCGTTGGTGATGGGGCCCTGGCACGACATCGAACGGCGCTCGCGGACTCATCGGCGTACGCCGATGGATTGGGACGCCGAACACATCTTGCTGCGCACCGTGCGCTGCGTCAGCGGAACCGTCGAGCTGATGATGAGCTGCGAACCGGCGTTCGACTACCACCGTCTCGGGGCCACCTGGGAGTACTCGGCCAACGCCTACGGTGAGGCCATCGCCCGGGCCAGCAAGCAACCCGATGCTCACCCGACGCTGCGGCTGACCACCAACCTGCGGATCGGGTTGGAGGGCCGGGAGGCGCGGGCGCGCACCCGGATGAAAGAGGGCGACGACGTGTTCGTCGCGTTGAGCTGGACCAAGCACCCGGCGCCACAGACCTACCAAGAGGCCGCCCAGAAGATGTGGCAAACCACCGAATGCTGGCGGCAGTGGATCAACATCGGCAACTTCCCCGACCACCCGTGGCGGGCATACCTGCAGCGCAGCGCGCTCACACTCAAGGGGTTGACCTACTCGCCCACCGGCGCACTGCTGGCGGCCAGCACCACGTCGCTTCCAGAAACACCGCGCGGCGAACGTAACTGGGACTACCGATACGCCTGGGTTCGCGACTCCACCTTCGCGCTGTGGGGGCTCTACACCCTCGGGCTGGACCGCGAGGCCGACGACTTCTTCGCCTTCATCGCTGATGTGTCCGGCGCCAACCACAACGAGCGCCACCCGTTGCAGGTGATGTACGGCGTGGGCGGCGAGCGCAGCCTGGTTGAAGAAGAGCTCAACCATCTGTCCGGCTACGACCATGCGCGACCGGTCCGGATCGGCAACGGCGCCTACAACCAGGACCAGCACGATATCTGGGGCTCGATTCTGGATTCGTTCTATCTGCACGCCAAGTCGCGGGAACAAGTCCCGGAAACATTGTGGCCGGTGCTGAAGCGACAAGTGGAAGAGGCGATCACGCACTGGCGTGAACCCGACCGCGGAATCTGGGAAGTGCGTGGGGAGCCGCAGCACTTCACATCGTCAAAGGTGATGTGCTGGGTGGCGCTGGACCGCGGGGCCAAACTCGCCGAGCGCCAGGGCGAGAAAAGCTATGCCCAGCAGTGGCACCAGATCGCCGACGAGATCAAGGCGGACATTCTCGAGCACGGGGTGGACTCGCGCGGGGTGTTCACCCAGCGCTACGGCGACGACGCGCTGGACGCCTCGCTGCTGCTGGTGGTGCTGACCCGCTTCTTGCCCCCGGATGACCCGCGCGTGCGCAATACCGTCTTGGCGATCGCCAACGAGCTCACCGAGGAGGGCCTGGTGCTGCGGTACCGGGTCGAGGAGACCGACGACGGACTCTCCGGCGAGGAGGGTACCTTCACCATCTGCTCGTTCTGGCTGGTCTCGGCCCTGGTTGAGATCGGCGAAGTGGCCCAGGCCAAACGGCTCTGCGAGCGGCTGCTGTCCTACGCCAGCCCGTTGCATCTGTACGCCGAAGAGATCGAGCCACGCACCGGGCGGCATCTGGGCAACTTCCCGCAGGCGTTCACCCACCTGGCGCTGATCAACGCGGTGGTCCACGTGATCCGCGCCGAGGAAGAGGCCGACAGTTCCGGGATGTTCCAGCCGGCCAACGCGCCGATGTAGCCCCGTCGATTCGGGGTCAGCTCATATCGCTGACTCTTTCCATCATGGCGTGGGCGATCTCGATAGCGCTGGTGTTGATGTCGGCGGACCCTTTGTCTGCGGGTCCTCGCACGCCGAAAAACGCGATCTCGACTTCGACCAGGCAATTCCCCCGCAGGCCAATGGCCCGCGCCTCCGGTCTGGCCGCATTGAGCTGTTTACCGGATATTCGGGTGCCAATCGAAACGGTCGCCGCCAGCACGGAGTTGGTGATGCGCACGTCGGTGATCTTGTCCGCGAAGGCGACCTTGCCGCTATCGATGGTCACCATCGCGCCGTCACAGCTGTCCCATTGCTGGGTGAAGCTCTCGAACAGTTCGGCGGCCTCGTCGGGCCCCGACATGGCGACCACGCCCTCCGCCACGCTGATCACCTTCGCCGGTCCCGCGGAGTTCCACCAGGTCTCCCGCGCCACGTTCTCCACGCTGCCGGATCGACGCGCCGACTGATAGGCGCTCTTGGCCAGCATGGTCGTGATGCCCAGGCAGTCGACCCGCGACACCCGGCCGAAGGCTTCCTGCAACTTCTCCGGACCGCCGAAGCGCGGTGGCAATTCGGACTTGGCCGTGAAGTCCTGGCCGAGAATCTTTGCCAGCGCGGCGTTGTCCAACAGCACGTCCTTGATCGCTTCTCCGGTGACCAGCTGGGGGGCAAGCCCCGCCGCCGGGAGCGCGGTACCCGCAACAACAGACGTGCAGCCCGAAGCCAGACTGATGACCAACAGGCAGGCCAAGACCAATCGAGTTCTCATCAGTTCGTGCTCGATACCTTGCGCAGCATCACCTTGACGAGTTCGATCGCTCTGGTCCCGGGTTGCGAGTGCGGCCTGAGCGCCACCTTGGCATCGGCGAGGACGTCGCCCTGGACGCCAACGGCCCGTTCGACCGGGGACTGCGGAGTGTGGTGGTTGTCCCAGCTGATGACGGTCGCCGAAAGTATCGGCCCGTCGGTTCGGACTTCGGTCACTTTCGAATACAACTCTGTATCGCTCCTGTCATGGGTGTACATCGTGACGGTGCGGCCCTCGCATTGTCGCCATTGCTGCGTGAAAGACGCGAATAGTCGTTGCGCGTCGTCTGAGGACGCCAGCTTGATCGCGGCCACCGTTGCACTAGACGCCACCACACCGGAGTCGTAATTCCAATAATCCTGCAGTGCCGCCGCGCGGACCGGCGCCACCTCGTAGCTGATCCGCATCGCCGGCGCTATCGCCCCCAGACATTCGATGGGCGCGGCGGCAGAATTGTCGCGAATCCCGTTGGGCAACACGCCGATATCACCCACCATCGGCGGTCTGTGGGGCGGCAGATCGTTGCCGACCGCGGCCTTGACCTCCTCGCCGTCCGGCAATACGTGTTCGGGGGTAAGCGCATTCGCACCGGGCTGGCCGGCGTGGGTGGACACTCCCGCAACGGTGTTGGTGCACCCGGTGCCCAGCAGGCCGATGCCCAGCAGGGCAACGGCTCCCGCCCAGCCGGCTCGCCCCACGGTCACGGCTACTTCTTGCCCTTATCCCCCGCGGCATCGGTGGACAGTGCCGCGACAAACGCCTCCTGCGGCACCTCGACCCGGCCGATGGTCTTCATCCGCTTCTTGCCCTCTTTCTGCTTTTCCAGCAGCTTGCGTTTGCGGGTGATGTCACCGCCGTAGCACTTCGACAACACATCCTTGCGGATCGCGCGGATGTTCTCGCGCGCGATGATCTTGGAACCGATGGCCGCCTGCACCGGCACCTCGAACTGCTGACGCGGAATCAGCTCCTTGAGCTTGGTGGTCATCTTGTTGCCGTAGGCGAACGCCGAATCCTTGTGGACGATAGCGCTGAACGCATCGACGGCCTCGCCTTGTAGCAGGATGTCGACCTTGACCAGTTGGGCTTCCTGCTCGCCGGACTCCTCGTAATCGAGACTGGCGTAGCCACGGGTCCGCGACTTGAGCGAGTCGAAGAAGTCAAAGATGATCTCCCCCAACGGCATTGTGTATCGCAGTTCCACCCGTTCGGGCGACAAATAGTCCATGCCCCCCAGCTCGCCGCGCCGTGACTGGCACAGCTCCATGATGGTGCCGATGAATTCGCTGGGCGCGATGATGGTGGTCTTCACCACCGGCTCGTAGACGGTGCGGATCTTGCCCTCGGGCCAGTCCGACGGGTTGGTCACCTGCATTTCGGTGCCGTCGTCCTTGATGACGCGGTACACGACGTTGGGCGAGGTCGAGATCAGGTCGAGGTCGAACTCGCGCTCCAGACGTTCCCGACTGATCTCCATGTGCAGCAGGCCCAGGAAGCCGCACCGGAATCCGAAACCCAGCGCCACCGACGTTTCGGGCTCATAGGTCAGGGCCGCGTCGTTGAGTTGCAGCTTGTCCAGGGCGTCCCGCAGGTTCGGATAGTCCGATCCGTCAACGGGATACAGTCCCGAATACACCATCGGCTTGGGTTCGCGGTAGCCGGTCAGTGCCTCGGTGGCACCTTTTCGGGCGGTCGTGACGGTGTCGCCGACCTTGGACTGCCGCACGTCCTTGACCCCGGTGATCAGATAACCCACCTCGCCGACACCAAGGCCGTCGCTGGCCTTGGGTTCGGGTGAGACGATGCCGACCTCGAGCAGTTCGTGGGTGGCGCCGGTGGACATCATGGCGATGCGCTCGCGGGGGGTGATCTTGCCGTCGACGACGCGGACGTAGGTGACCACGCCGCGGTAGATGTCATAGACGGAGTCGAAGATCATTGCGCGAGTGGGTGCGTCGGCATCGCCCTGCGGTGGCGGCACCTCGCGCACCACGTGGTCGAGCAGGTCTGCGACGCCTTCCCCGGTTTTGCCGGAAACCCGCAGCACGTCGCCGGGCTCGCAGCCGATGATGTGAGCAATCTCGCCCGCGTAGCGGTCCGGGTCGGCGGCCGGCAGGTCGATCTTGTTCAGCACCGGAATGATGTGCAGGTCGCGGTCCAGTGCCAGGTAGAGGTTGGCCAGCGTCTGGGCCTCGATACCCTGGGCGGCGTCAACCAGCAGCACCGCGCCCTCGCAGGCCTCCAGCGCACGTGACACCTCGTAGGTGAAGTCGACGTGTCCTGGCGTGTCGATGAGATGCAAGACGTACTCGGTTCCATCGAGCTGCCAGGGCAGCCGCACATTCTGCGCCTTGATGGTGATCCCACGTTCGCGTTCGATATCCATCCGGTCCAGGTACTGGGCCCGCATCGAGCGCTCGTCAACGACCCCGGTCAACTGCAGCATTCGGTCCGCCAGCGTCGACTTTCCGTGGTCGATATGAGCGATAATGCAGAAGTTCCGAATCTGCGCCGGCGGGGTGAAGGTTTTGTCGGCGAAACTGCTGATGGGACTCTCCTGAAGCGGGGGTTTGCGGGTTTCCAGCGTATCTGTGCAGCGCCGCCCGGACCTACTCGAGGCCAATCGCGCTCGGCGGATCGCG is from Mycobacterium marinum and encodes:
- a CDS encoding sensor domain-containing protein, translating into MTVGRAGWAGAVALLGIGLLGTGCTNTVAGVSTHAGQPGANALTPEHVLPDGEEVKAAVGNDLPPHRPPMVGDIGVLPNGIRDNSAAAPIECLGAIAPAMRISYEVAPVRAAALQDYWNYDSGVVASSATVAAIKLASSDDAQRLFASFTQQWRQCEGRTVTMYTHDRSDTELYSKVTEVRTDGPILSATVISWDNHHTPQSPVERAVGVQGDVLADAKVALRPHSQPGTRAIELVKVMLRKVSSTN
- a CDS encoding glycoside hydrolase family 15 protein, giving the protein MVLHAEHADEDVELTVEPTEAPHAAPATQIPALDGAPAASVELGQHGISPSSASLRNPFPPIADYAFLSDWETTCLISPAGSVEWMCVPRPDSPSVFGAILDRSAGHFRLGPYGVSVPSARRYLPGSLIMETTWQTHTGWLIVRDALVMGPWHDIERRSRTHRRTPMDWDAEHILLRTVRCVSGTVELMMSCEPAFDYHRLGATWEYSANAYGEAIARASKQPDAHPTLRLTTNLRIGLEGREARARTRMKEGDDVFVALSWTKHPAPQTYQEAAQKMWQTTECWRQWINIGNFPDHPWRAYLQRSALTLKGLTYSPTGALLAASTTSLPETPRGERNWDYRYAWVRDSTFALWGLYTLGLDREADDFFAFIADVSGANHNERHPLQVMYGVGGERSLVEEELNHLSGYDHARPVRIGNGAYNQDQHDIWGSILDSFYLHAKSREQVPETLWPVLKRQVEEAITHWREPDRGIWEVRGEPQHFTSSKVMCWVALDRGAKLAERQGEKSYAQQWHQIADEIKADILEHGVDSRGVFTQRYGDDALDASLLLVVLTRFLPPDDPRVRNTVLAIANELTEEGLVLRYRVEETDDGLSGEEGTFTICSFWLVSALVEIGEVAQAKRLCERLLSYASPLHLYAEEIEPRTGRHLGNFPQAFTHLALINAVVHVIRAEEEADSSGMFQPANAPM
- a CDS encoding sensor domain-containing protein codes for the protein MRTRLVLACLLVISLASGCTSVVAGTALPAAGLAPQLVTGEAIKDVLLDNAALAKILGQDFTAKSELPPRFGGPEKLQEAFGRVSRVDCLGITTMLAKSAYQSARRSGSVENVARETWWNSAGPAKVISVAEGVVAMSGPDEAAELFESFTQQWDSCDGAMVTIDSGKVAFADKITDVRITNSVLAATVSIGTRISGKQLNAARPEARAIGLRGNCLVEVEIAFFGVRGPADKGSADINTSAIEIAHAMMERVSDMS